A part of Thermocrinis albus DSM 14484 genomic DNA contains:
- a CDS encoding glycosyltransferase family 4 protein, with the protein MLGGHGVRIGVVSTYPPRRCGIASFSKGLVEGLVENGAEVKVVSVVRKDDIPTENPQDVEFLLRQEELEDYRRAATFLNDTVDVVILQHEYGIFGGQDGVMLLELLRHLKVPVITVLHTLLVEPTPSQREILLSLIKGSSRVVIISRSGFDILRNIYRVSLQKVVWIPHGVPARKKGDPLRWRRELQLDGRVSVLTFGLIGPGKGLETALKALKMAIEEAPNLVYIIAGATHPEVFRREGESYRNMLERMVEELGLENHVIWINRYLEEEELLDLIEAVDIYLTPYPGYQQISSGTLTFAAHLGKAIISTPYIYASELLKDGSGILVPFNDPISMAQALSRLAHCQDLRISLRRSIARKTAGWSWTNLAREYLRLAEKVSREGVKSWS; encoded by the coding sequence ATGTTGGGAGGTCATGGGGTAAGGATAGGTGTGGTAAGCACTTATCCTCCCAGGAGGTGTGGTATAGCCTCTTTCTCCAAAGGGTTGGTGGAGGGGCTTGTTGAGAACGGTGCGGAAGTAAAAGTAGTTTCGGTGGTTAGAAAGGACGATATACCAACAGAGAACCCACAAGATGTGGAGTTTTTACTACGCCAGGAGGAGTTAGAGGACTACAGAAGAGCAGCCACCTTCCTTAACGACACAGTGGATGTGGTTATCCTTCAGCACGAGTATGGGATATTCGGTGGACAGGATGGTGTTATGTTACTGGAGCTGCTACGCCACCTGAAGGTACCTGTGATAACGGTACTACATACACTACTGGTGGAGCCAACACCCTCACAGAGGGAGATACTTCTCAGCTTAATAAAAGGATCTAGCAGGGTGGTGATCATATCTCGCAGTGGTTTTGATATCCTCAGAAACATCTATCGGGTGTCCTTACAGAAGGTGGTATGGATACCTCACGGTGTGCCTGCCCGAAAGAAGGGTGATCCTTTACGCTGGAGGAGGGAGCTTCAGTTGGACGGACGTGTATCGGTTCTCACCTTTGGGCTCATCGGTCCTGGAAAGGGACTTGAAACAGCTCTGAAAGCTTTGAAAATGGCCATTGAGGAAGCTCCTAACTTGGTGTACATAATAGCGGGTGCAACCCATCCCGAAGTCTTCAGAAGAGAAGGTGAGAGCTACAGGAACATGTTGGAAAGGATGGTGGAAGAGTTAGGTTTGGAAAACCATGTTATATGGATCAACAGATACCTGGAGGAGGAAGAGCTTTTGGATCTCATAGAAGCGGTGGATATATACCTCACACCCTATCCCGGTTATCAGCAGATATCTAGCGGTACTCTTACCTTTGCAGCTCACTTAGGAAAAGCCATAATCTCAACACCTTACATATACGCTTCCGAACTTCTCAAAGACGGCTCAGGTATATTGGTACCCTTCAACGATCCTATCAGTATGGCGCAGGCTCTCTCCCGTCTGGCTCATTGTCAAGACCTGCGCATTAGTCTTAGGAGAAGTATAGCCAGAAAAACAGCTGGGTGGAGCTGGACCAACTTAGCCAGGGAGTATCTCCGACTTGCAGAGAAGGTCTCCAGAGAGGGGGTAAAATCATGGAGCTGA
- the rplT gene encoding 50S ribosomal protein L20: MRVKGPSSRKFKKKILKLAKGFRGKRKNVYRRAKEYVFRALQYQYRDRRQRKREFRRLWIARINAAVRLHGISYSRFMHGLKLAGIDLNRKILADMAVRDPEAFGQIVEKAKEALTKTA; encoded by the coding sequence ATGAGGGTAAAAGGTCCATCATCCCGTAAATTTAAAAAGAAGATTCTGAAGCTGGCCAAAGGTTTCAGAGGTAAGAGAAAGAACGTATACAGACGTGCTAAGGAGTATGTCTTCAGAGCTCTTCAGTATCAGTATAGGGACAGAAGACAGCGCAAAAGGGAGTTCAGAAGGCTCTGGATAGCTCGTATAAACGCAGCGGTAAGACTACATGGTATTTCTTACAGTAGGTTCATGCACGGTCTTAAGCTGGCAGGAATAGATCTCAACAGGAAGATCTTGGCCGATATGGCTGTCAGAGATCCGGAGGCCTTTGGCCAGATAGTGGAGAAGGCCAAAGAGGCCCTTACCAAGACCGCATGA
- the pheS gene encoding phenylalanine--tRNA ligase subunit alpha: MIPVEEIERAVLEELEKVSALHQLQEIKAKYLGKKGVLTQALKELPSLPAEERKVVGASLNRLKEKLEHLFRQREEELKIRQWEEELRKEWYDLTVPPTSYLGGLHPITLTIRRIRDILTSMGFEVKSGPEVELEAYNFDMLNIPPYHPARDMQDTFYLDKEGYLLRTHTSPVQVRVMLEQEPPIKMIAYGKVYRRDDDPTHSPMFHQVEGLVIDRDVSFGHMKYTIETFLKSFFGEDLPVRFRASYFPFTEPSAEVDIGCSVCGGTGCRVCKGSGWLEVMGCGMVHPQVLRNCGIDPDVYQGFAFGMGVERLAMIYYRVDNIKLFYENDLRFLRQLRWI, translated from the coding sequence ATGATACCAGTAGAGGAGATAGAAAGGGCCGTATTGGAGGAACTGGAGAAAGTATCGGCTCTTCACCAGCTTCAGGAGATAAAGGCCAAGTACTTAGGTAAGAAGGGTGTTCTTACACAAGCGCTTAAAGAACTACCCTCTTTACCTGCGGAGGAAAGAAAGGTGGTGGGAGCTTCCCTCAACCGTCTTAAAGAGAAACTGGAGCATCTCTTCCGTCAGAGAGAGGAAGAACTCAAGATCCGTCAGTGGGAGGAGGAGCTGAGAAAAGAGTGGTACGATCTTACAGTACCACCCACCTCTTACCTAGGTGGACTTCATCCCATCACCCTCACCATAAGGAGAATAAGGGACATACTGACCAGTATGGGCTTTGAAGTAAAATCCGGTCCAGAGGTAGAGTTAGAAGCTTATAACTTCGACATGCTCAACATACCTCCTTATCATCCCGCTCGTGATATGCAGGATACCTTTTACTTAGATAAAGAGGGTTATCTGCTACGGACTCATACATCTCCCGTGCAGGTGAGGGTCATGTTGGAACAAGAACCTCCCATCAAGATGATAGCCTACGGTAAGGTATACAGAAGAGATGATGATCCCACTCACTCTCCTATGTTTCACCAGGTGGAGGGGCTTGTGATAGATAGAGACGTCTCTTTTGGGCACATGAAGTACACTATAGAGACTTTTCTGAAAAGTTTCTTCGGTGAGGATCTACCCGTGAGATTCAGAGCCTCTTACTTTCCCTTCACCGAACCCTCTGCTGAGGTGGACATAGGTTGCAGCGTGTGTGGTGGCACAGGTTGTAGGGTGTGTAAAGGATCAGGTTGGTTAGAAGTCATGGGATGCGGAATGGTACATCCGCAGGTGCTCAGAAACTGTGGTATCGATCCTGATGTTTATCAGGGTTTTGCCTTTGGCATGGGTGTGGAAAGACTGGCCATGATATACTACAGGGTAGATAACATAAAACTTTTCTACGAAAACGACCTTAGATTTCTGAGGCAACTGCGGTGGATCTGA
- the trpE gene encoding anthranilate synthase component I: protein MDLNISLQRALELTTLYRPVALYTEVLADTETPLSLFLKLRKEGAFNILLESAEGGSQWGRYSFIIRSESFYWKLLRKRGEVFQRGRFREVVTEDPFGELNKVMSTFQPYRDPSLPRFWGGLVGYVSYDVVKHYEPVRDSLDDPLMLPDIMMVLTDLVVIHDNLTGKVKVVVPLFESSVEEYRRGERTIEDTLHHIFHRSVLPSSFKEKEPSGWTSNTSQQEFIDMVTRAKEYIAAGDVIQVVLSQRFYKSWKGDPQNIYRVLRYINPSPYMYYLDMGSFQVIGSSPEVLVRVEDKTAHTRPIAGTRRRGRTEEEDVRLEEELVKDEKERAEHLMLVDLARNDLARVCVPGSVKVKEFMKVERYSHVMHMVSHVDGILAEGVSPFDVLKAVFPAGTVSGAPKVRAMQIIEELEKERRGIYAGSVGYVSFEGNMDMAIAIRTAVYRGGEIFVQAGAGIVADSDPYREWLETVNKAKAVMKAVDMASSV from the coding sequence GTGGATCTGAACATATCCTTACAACGCGCTTTAGAACTCACCACTCTTTACAGGCCCGTTGCTCTGTACACGGAGGTTTTGGCAGACACAGAGACACCTCTCTCCCTCTTTTTGAAACTCAGAAAAGAAGGTGCCTTTAACATACTACTGGAGAGTGCCGAAGGCGGAAGTCAGTGGGGAAGATACTCCTTCATAATAAGATCAGAAAGTTTTTACTGGAAACTTCTCAGGAAAAGGGGTGAGGTTTTTCAGAGAGGACGATTCAGGGAGGTGGTAACCGAGGATCCTTTCGGTGAACTTAACAAGGTGATGAGCACCTTTCAGCCTTACAGGGACCCATCCCTACCGCGTTTCTGGGGAGGACTGGTGGGGTACGTTTCTTACGACGTGGTGAAACATTACGAACCTGTAAGGGACTCTCTAGATGACCCTCTTATGCTACCCGACATCATGATGGTGCTGACAGATCTTGTAGTGATACACGACAACCTGACAGGCAAGGTGAAGGTGGTGGTTCCCCTCTTTGAGAGCAGTGTAGAGGAGTACAGGAGAGGCGAACGAACCATAGAGGACACCCTACACCACATCTTCCACAGAAGCGTGCTTCCTTCCTCTTTTAAGGAGAAGGAACCTTCCGGATGGACTTCCAACACCTCCCAGCAGGAGTTTATAGATATGGTGACCCGTGCCAAGGAATATATAGCTGCAGGTGATGTTATTCAGGTGGTCCTATCTCAGCGTTTTTACAAAAGCTGGAAAGGCGATCCCCAGAACATCTACAGGGTGCTACGGTACATAAACCCTTCTCCCTACATGTATTATCTGGACATGGGAAGCTTCCAAGTGATAGGATCATCTCCGGAGGTTTTGGTAAGGGTAGAGGATAAGACAGCTCACACCCGTCCCATAGCGGGTACCAGAAGGAGGGGCAGAACGGAGGAGGAGGACGTAAGACTGGAGGAAGAGCTTGTAAAGGACGAAAAAGAACGTGCGGAGCATCTCATGTTAGTGGATCTTGCCAGAAACGATCTGGCCAGGGTGTGTGTGCCTGGTAGTGTCAAGGTGAAAGAGTTTATGAAGGTGGAGCGCTATTCTCATGTCATGCATATGGTAAGTCATGTGGATGGTATCTTGGCAGAGGGTGTTTCTCCCTTTGACGTTCTTAAGGCTGTCTTTCCGGCAGGTACTGTATCGGGTGCACCAAAGGTTAGGGCTATGCAGATCATAGAAGAGCTGGAAAAAGAACGTAGAGGGATATACGCTGGTAGCGTAGGTTATGTATCCTTCGAGGGTAACATGGATATGGCCATAGCTATAAGGACGGCCGTTTACAGGGGTGGCGAGATCTTTGTGCAGGCAGGTGCAGGTATAGTGGCGGACTCTGATCCTTACAGAGAGTGGTTAGAGACTGTAAACAAAGCCAAGGCGGTGATGAAAGCTGTAGATATGGCTTCTTCAGTTTGA
- a CDS encoding DsbC family protein, whose amino-acid sequence MKKAIFLTGLLVLSAGMWACSGSAACPTKDKVKTSVKDLIPGDFTVEEVNPLKDIKGLCEVVVKVGASPIVFYMDQKGEYVLAGNLLSLKDKKNLTRERQQEFMKISQDKVKELEKYTDMTFGAKGSGKFIYFFTDPDCPFCKRSEPIVEEWAKKNNVEVRVILYPLPIHPDAFPKSVSLVCDKKTWEDYKRGYMGSQCEEGKKKVQSNLELGQKLGINGTPTFIGMNGKVQSGLPTEDDLNKLIN is encoded by the coding sequence ATGAAAAAGGCTATCTTTCTGACAGGTCTTTTGGTTCTTTCTGCCGGTATGTGGGCCTGCAGCGGTTCTGCGGCGTGTCCCACCAAAGACAAGGTAAAGACATCGGTGAAAGATCTTATTCCGGGTGATTTCACCGTGGAGGAGGTGAACCCCCTGAAGGATATAAAGGGACTGTGTGAGGTGGTAGTAAAAGTAGGTGCGTCCCCCATAGTTTTTTACATGGATCAGAAAGGAGAATATGTCCTTGCGGGCAACTTACTTTCTCTAAAGGATAAGAAAAACCTCACAAGGGAGCGCCAACAGGAGTTTATGAAGATAAGCCAGGATAAAGTGAAGGAGCTGGAAAAGTACACCGACATGACCTTTGGAGCAAAAGGTAGCGGTAAGTTCATCTATTTCTTCACGGATCCCGACTGTCCCTTCTGTAAAAGGTCGGAACCTATAGTGGAAGAGTGGGCCAAAAAGAATAATGTGGAAGTGCGCGTTATACTGTATCCTCTACCCATACACCCAGACGCCTTTCCCAAATCTGTTTCTTTAGTGTGTGATAAAAAAACATGGGAAGACTATAAGAGGGGTTATATGGGCAGTCAGTGTGAGGAAGGTAAAAAGAAAGTGCAGAGCAATCTGGAGCTGGGACAAAAGCTAGGCATAAACGGTACCCCTACCTTTATAGGTATGAACGGAAAAGTTCAGTCAGGCCTTCCCACAGAGGATGACTTGAACAAACTGATAAATTGA